The following are encoded in a window of Roseimaritima ulvae genomic DNA:
- a CDS encoding mercuric reductase, whose protein sequence is MDTTASQTGSVAADLVQLQPHDEHNQQLETNVHPPDWSNPTPSGPYHLVVIGSGTAGLVAAAGAAGLGARVALIERDLMGGDCLNVGCVPSKGVISSARIAGMLKAASEFSVHVPDGVHVDFAGVMSRMRKLRAKISRNDAAERFKGLGVDVYFGQASFVDSDTVDVAGTKLKYKRAVIATGARAAAPPIKGLQDVAYLTNESLFSLTELPKRMGIIGAGSIGCEMAQSFAQLGSKVFLVESEHGILTKEDRDAAEVVQKAITRSGVKLLCCGQNLNIKNDGGIRLSVDSHGKSYDESIDQLLVAVGRAPNVENLNLEAVGVDFDNKGVKVNDYMQTSNPRIYAAGDICSKYQFTHAADFMARIVIQNALFAVGPFGKKKMSDLIIPWATYTSPEIAHVGLYEHDAKQQGIEIDTYTQPFDDVDRAILAGQDEGFVKVHTKQGTDKMVGATIVAENAGDLISELTVAMKYDLGLGKISSVIHPYPTQAEAIRKLGDQFNRTRLTSFNKKVLGMLQRLNVGR, encoded by the coding sequence ATGGATACCACAGCATCACAAACCGGTTCCGTCGCCGCTGATCTAGTTCAATTGCAGCCTCACGATGAACACAATCAGCAATTAGAAACCAACGTCCATCCGCCGGACTGGAGCAATCCGACGCCTAGCGGCCCCTATCACTTGGTGGTCATCGGTTCGGGAACCGCAGGTTTGGTGGCGGCCGCCGGCGCTGCGGGCTTGGGGGCTCGCGTGGCACTGATCGAAAGAGACCTGATGGGCGGCGATTGCCTGAACGTGGGCTGTGTTCCTTCCAAAGGCGTGATCAGCTCAGCGCGGATTGCCGGCATGTTAAAAGCCGCCAGTGAATTTTCGGTGCACGTTCCCGATGGAGTGCACGTTGACTTTGCCGGTGTGATGTCGCGGATGCGGAAGCTGCGTGCCAAGATCAGTCGCAACGATGCGGCGGAACGTTTTAAAGGTCTGGGCGTGGACGTGTATTTCGGTCAAGCCAGCTTTGTCGATTCCGATACGGTGGACGTGGCGGGAACGAAGCTGAAGTACAAACGGGCCGTGATCGCCACCGGAGCCCGTGCGGCCGCACCGCCGATCAAAGGTTTGCAGGACGTCGCCTACCTGACCAACGAGTCGCTGTTTTCGCTGACCGAGTTGCCCAAGCGAATGGGGATTATCGGCGCGGGGTCGATCGGTTGCGAAATGGCTCAGTCGTTCGCACAGTTGGGCTCGAAAGTTTTTCTGGTCGAATCCGAACATGGAATCTTGACCAAAGAGGACCGGGACGCGGCCGAAGTGGTTCAGAAAGCGATCACGCGGTCGGGTGTGAAGCTGCTGTGTTGTGGTCAGAATCTGAACATCAAGAACGACGGCGGGATTCGACTGAGCGTTGACTCGCACGGCAAGAGCTACGACGAGTCAATTGACCAGTTGTTGGTGGCTGTTGGTCGGGCGCCGAACGTCGAGAATCTGAACCTGGAAGCCGTGGGCGTCGACTTTGACAACAAAGGTGTCAAGGTGAACGACTACATGCAAACTAGCAACCCGCGCATTTATGCCGCCGGCGATATTTGTTCCAAGTACCAGTTCACCCACGCCGCCGATTTCATGGCCCGGATTGTGATTCAGAACGCATTGTTTGCCGTGGGGCCGTTTGGCAAGAAGAAGATGAGCGACTTAATCATTCCGTGGGCTACCTACACCTCGCCCGAGATCGCTCATGTCGGTTTGTACGAACACGATGCCAAGCAACAGGGGATTGAAATCGATACATACACGCAGCCCTTCGACGATGTCGATCGCGCGATCCTCGCAGGCCAGGACGAAGGTTTTGTCAAAGTGCATACCAAGCAGGGGACGGACAAAATGGTCGGTGCCACGATCGTGGCGGAAAACGCCGGGGATTTGATCTCCGAGCTGACCGTAGCCATGAAGTACGATCTGGGATTGGGAAAAATCAGCAGCGTGATTCACCCTTATCCGACGCAAGCCGAAGCCATCCGCAAACTGGGCGACCAGTTCAATCGGACTCGTCTGACGTCGTTTAATAAGAAGGTGCTGGGGATGCTGCAGCGGCTGAACGTGGGGCGTTAG
- a CDS encoding TVP38/TMEM64 family protein, which translates to MQDPPSTTRTLPSKAVTAVRWVSVLLILAAVLTLIRSLPFDQAMSAIKDWIAGLGVWGPVVLTLLYIVATVLFVPGTILTLAAGALFGLGVGTATVSVGSTVGASLAFLIARYGAREKVARMASGNRHFDAIDRAIDEGGWKIVGLLRLSPAIPFNLQNYLYGLTPVRFWPYAVTSWVAMLPGTFLYVYIGHVTGAAIGTDRQRSTAEWAMLAVGLLATVVVTVYVTRLANRKLKEQVDDSQPQQEHATDTSSRSRIGRTAMLAVVAVVLVAAAVYVRLNVQQVESWFASWFTSPAIVMQQAR; encoded by the coding sequence ATGCAGGATCCCCCTTCCACCACTCGAACGTTGCCCAGCAAAGCCGTCACGGCGGTGCGTTGGGTATCGGTGCTGTTGATTCTGGCGGCGGTGCTGACCTTGATTCGGTCGCTGCCGTTTGATCAGGCGATGTCCGCGATCAAAGACTGGATCGCCGGGCTGGGAGTCTGGGGGCCGGTCGTGTTGACGCTGCTATACATCGTGGCCACCGTATTATTTGTGCCGGGTACGATTCTGACCCTGGCCGCTGGCGCTCTGTTTGGATTGGGAGTCGGCACCGCCACGGTATCGGTCGGATCCACCGTGGGAGCGTCGTTGGCGTTTCTGATCGCTCGCTACGGGGCCCGCGAGAAAGTCGCCCGGATGGCGTCCGGCAATCGCCATTTCGATGCCATCGACCGTGCCATCGACGAGGGCGGATGGAAAATTGTGGGGCTATTGCGGCTCTCGCCGGCGATCCCCTTCAACCTGCAAAACTACTTGTACGGACTGACGCCCGTGCGGTTCTGGCCTTACGCGGTGACCAGCTGGGTCGCCATGCTGCCGGGCACGTTTTTGTACGTTTACATCGGTCACGTCACCGGCGCCGCGATTGGCACCGACCGCCAACGTTCGACCGCGGAATGGGCGATGCTGGCTGTGGGCTTGTTGGCCACGGTTGTGGTGACGGTTTACGTCACCCGTTTGGCCAATCGCAAGCTGAAAGAACAGGTTGACGATAGCCAACCGCAGCAAGAGCACGCGACGGACACATCTTCCCGCTCGCGTATAGGTCGTACCGCGATGCTGGCGGTGGTGGCCGTCGTGTTGGTTGCCGCAGCCGTCTACGTTCGTTTGAATGTCCAGCAGGTGGAAAGCTGGTTCGCCAGTTGGTTCACATCCCCCGCGATCGTTATGCAGCAAGCCCGCTGA
- a CDS encoding pilus assembly protein TadG-related protein codes for MKRSSTRRPPVRQGKVLVTLAVLLPTLLAIIGLIFDGGLLTSEQYVQQHATDAAALSAAMDIREGNPHAIDASVIDVVHGRHGLTDVDVSAFCPPTSGAFAGDSQYVEVLGTGQYRTSFVGLLGGMRDTEPRTRAVAGVDASTPGAAVVILDPLPEPLSLSDLPTLVQDVARLDSLDEALQQTNLDSVLSTVPLLSAIVGPLLDQEVSDELLATATETLDMVNTNLVATSLPALLAGLEIEGVGNVVVEGAVHVNNTWGGEDERGCRAGIAAGPPHAVACMPLLPTTRLVTPYLRVAGGVDKERYYLPLDPDDPSPLQANRLAVPDPLADLPVPSLQSDPDNVVSTPAPHQDVVDITLSVDAADDLLGRVSGALSYLLQPLFANLCDPLTQTLTESRFQPGVYNSITVLAPAGGVQFEPGVYIIRGKNPATGISLCLLGPIQVEGVMFYITDSSDYDADSGAPDAASPADSPPPHVTADLLPSVVIAPLLPGGRYTGIDQVGSPFHEMLLFQQRSDRRPIIFEGQHLVGNSDLSGTIYAKWGHTLFVGGAATHDLKIVSGTARIVTVGTTTIAPRTLLQPAEDVVLVE; via the coding sequence ATGAAGCGTTCCTCTACCCGCCGCCCTCCCGTTCGCCAAGGCAAAGTCCTGGTTACGCTGGCTGTACTGTTGCCCACGCTGTTGGCGATCATTGGCCTGATCTTCGACGGCGGTTTATTGACCTCTGAACAGTATGTTCAACAGCACGCTACCGATGCCGCCGCGTTGTCCGCTGCGATGGACATTCGTGAGGGAAACCCACATGCAATCGATGCCAGTGTGATCGATGTGGTGCACGGTCGACATGGGCTGACCGATGTCGATGTGAGCGCCTTTTGTCCTCCCACCTCGGGAGCCTTTGCCGGGGATTCGCAGTACGTGGAAGTCCTGGGTACGGGACAGTATCGGACCAGTTTTGTGGGGTTGCTGGGGGGCATGCGTGATACCGAGCCGCGCACCCGAGCGGTCGCCGGCGTCGACGCTTCCACGCCCGGCGCCGCGGTCGTGATTCTGGATCCCCTGCCCGAACCGCTATCGCTCTCCGATTTGCCCACTCTGGTGCAAGATGTTGCGCGATTAGATTCGCTGGACGAAGCTCTCCAGCAAACCAATCTTGATAGCGTGTTGTCCACAGTACCATTGCTTTCCGCGATCGTCGGCCCGCTGCTGGACCAAGAGGTTTCGGACGAACTGTTGGCGACGGCTACGGAAACGTTGGATATGGTAAACACAAATCTGGTTGCGACTTCCTTGCCAGCCCTGCTGGCTGGGCTGGAAATCGAAGGCGTGGGCAACGTGGTGGTGGAAGGCGCCGTACACGTCAACAATACCTGGGGCGGCGAAGACGAGCGGGGCTGCCGAGCGGGCATCGCGGCCGGTCCGCCACACGCGGTCGCTTGCATGCCGTTGTTGCCAACCACGCGGCTGGTGACTCCTTATCTACGGGTTGCCGGTGGCGTCGACAAGGAACGCTATTATCTGCCGCTCGACCCCGATGATCCCTCGCCCTTGCAGGCCAACCGCTTGGCAGTTCCAGATCCGTTGGCGGACCTGCCAGTGCCTTCGTTGCAAAGCGATCCGGACAACGTCGTCTCCACGCCGGCTCCCCATCAAGATGTGGTCGACATCACGCTTTCGGTCGACGCCGCCGACGACCTCCTGGGACGCGTCAGCGGGGCCCTGTCGTATCTGCTGCAACCGCTGTTTGCTAACCTCTGTGATCCCTTGACGCAAACGCTGACCGAGTCGCGTTTTCAACCGGGGGTCTATAATTCCATCACCGTACTGGCACCGGCCGGAGGAGTGCAGTTTGAACCGGGAGTTTATATCATCCGTGGAAAGAATCCCGCGACGGGTATCTCGCTGTGCTTGTTGGGCCCCATCCAAGTTGAGGGCGTGATGTTTTACATCACCGATTCCAGCGATTACGACGCGGACAGCGGGGCCCCTGATGCCGCGTCGCCGGCCGACTCGCCTCCACCGCATGTGACGGCGGATCTGCTGCCCAGTGTGGTCATCGCGCCGCTGCTACCCGGGGGCCGTTACACGGGCATCGATCAAGTGGGCAGCCCCTTCCACGAGATGCTGCTGTTTCAACAACGCAGCGACCGCCGACCGATTATCTTCGAAGGCCAGCATCTGGTCGGCAACAGCGATCTGTCGGGAACGATCTATGCAAAGTGGGGACATACGTTGTTTGTCGGAGGTGCCGCGACGCATGACCTGAAAATTGTCTCGGGAACGGCGCGGATCGTGACGGTGGGCACTACCACGATCGCCCCTCGGACCCTGCTGCAGCCGGCGGAAGATGTTGTCTTGGTCGAGTAG
- a CDS encoding TadE/TadG family type IV pilus assembly protein: MMLTFFTTIGSPDRVCRYRRARRSRRGASAVEAAIALPMFLWILLAMLDLGIAVLRHNALSDAAQRTGRAVALHGSLAPQRSGSWGPEAIQTTAAGDEPMLANLQNKLPTMPADDVAIEVSWLDAANGPNDRVQIQFRFTHEPIVPGVLPWAAFELQATTTMTIVN; the protein is encoded by the coding sequence ATGATGCTAACGTTCTTTACAACCATCGGTAGCCCCGACCGTGTCTGCCGCTATCGACGCGCACGGCGGAGCCGTCGCGGCGCTTCGGCAGTGGAGGCGGCGATTGCCTTGCCGATGTTCTTGTGGATCCTGTTGGCCATGCTGGATCTAGGCATCGCCGTGCTGCGACACAACGCGCTTTCCGATGCCGCTCAGAGAACGGGCCGAGCAGTGGCCCTGCATGGTTCGCTGGCGCCTCAGCGCAGCGGCAGTTGGGGTCCCGAAGCGATTCAGACCACGGCCGCGGGCGACGAACCCATGTTGGCGAATTTGCAGAACAAGCTTCCCACGATGCCGGCCGATGACGTGGCGATCGAGGTCAGCTGGTTGGATGCAGCCAACGGGCCCAACGATCGCGTGCAAATTCAATTTCGCTTTACCCACGAACCAATTGTTCCGGGGGTTCTACCGTGGGCTGCCTTCGAGCTGCAAGCCACCACAACCATGACCATTGTCAACTAA
- a CDS encoding TadE/TadG family type IV pilus assembly protein: protein MQSSLKTRSGTTATELAVVLPLLVLVTLACSDFARVIQYRQLVANAARTGAHRGAMQQCTDYTRSDWEQQVRQTVVDELQHLEQFDASATVIAVESTEDLSGKQHAAVEVELPFDTMIAWPGLPSRVLLNHRAEFQHFR, encoded by the coding sequence ATGCAATCCTCCCTGAAAACTCGCTCCGGAACGACGGCCACCGAATTGGCGGTGGTTCTTCCGTTACTGGTCCTGGTCACCTTGGCCTGCAGCGATTTCGCTCGCGTCATCCAGTATCGGCAGTTGGTGGCCAATGCGGCTCGAACTGGTGCCCATCGCGGAGCCATGCAGCAATGCACCGACTACACACGCTCGGATTGGGAGCAACAGGTACGGCAGACCGTGGTCGATGAATTGCAGCACCTGGAACAGTTCGACGCGTCAGCAACGGTGATTGCCGTGGAGTCGACAGAAGATTTGTCAGGCAAACAACACGCGGCGGTGGAGGTGGAACTGCCCTTTGACACGATGATCGCATGGCCTGGATTACCGAGCCGCGTGCTGTTGAATCATCGCGCCGAATTCCAACACTTTCGCTAG